The Desulfosoma caldarium nucleotide sequence TCGCCAGCCCGACCATGTCCAAGAGTTCCATGGCCCGTTGTCGCGCCCACCGCTCTTCGCGACCCACCCACGGCCAGCGCACCATGGCATCCAGCAAGCCGCAACGGGTTCGACTGTGGAAGCCTACGAGGACATTTTCCAGCACGGTCATAGTGCTGAAAAGTTCCACGTTCTGAAAGGTTCGTCCGATGCCGCGCCGCACCAATTCGTGCATGGGCCGACCGTGAATGGCCACGCCGTCCAGGAACACGGATCCTCTGTCGGGAGTGAAGGCGCCGGAGATGATATTGAAGAGGGTGGTCTTTCCGGCCCCGTTGGGTCCGATGAGGGCATGAATGTGGCGGGGCGCCACCGAAAAGGAAACCTCATACAAGGCCTGAACGCCTCCAAAAGCCTTGCAAACTCCGTCAATTTTCAAAAAAGCCTCCCCTACGCTCACTACCGTCTCCCACCCCC carries:
- a CDS encoding ABC transporter ATP-binding protein, whose translation is MKIDGVCKAFGGVQALYEVSFSVAPRHIHALIGPNGAGKTTLFNIISGAFTPDRGSVFLDGVAIHGRPMHELVRRGIGRTFQNVELFSTMTVLENVLVGFHSRTRCGLLDAMVRWPWVGREERWARQRAMELLDMVGLANAAQRMAVDLPFGWQRLVEIARALASGPKLLLLDEPAAGLNAVETERLSQLVQKIRSLGVTVLLVEHDMNLTMDICDRIVVLDRGRKLAEGTPREIQASEAVMEAYLGKKR